The following proteins are co-located in the Fluviicola sp. genome:
- a CDS encoding MarR family transcriptional regulator encodes MNTQEWPLGRFFSILTKQYIGKVAMLLEHTPVDRYYFPLYLIGKNSGNINQQELADQLLMDKVSMVRIIDALQKDGFIERKTNPKDRRERTLHITAKAEPWILEIEKGIKEANEYFFSLLDPSLHANFQLILSELVTKTQDIPADQFEFFYPQK; translated from the coding sequence ATGAATACACAAGAATGGCCGTTAGGCCGATTTTTCAGCATTCTAACAAAACAATATATCGGGAAAGTAGCAATGCTCCTGGAACACACTCCTGTTGACCGGTATTATTTCCCTTTGTACCTCATCGGCAAGAACAGCGGAAATATTAATCAGCAGGAACTGGCAGATCAGCTTTTAATGGATAAAGTTTCCATGGTGCGTATTATTGATGCTTTGCAAAAAGACGGTTTTATCGAGCGGAAAACCAACCCCAAAGACCGCAGGGAACGCACGCTTCACATTACTGCCAAGGCGGAACCATGGATTTTGGAAATCGAAAAAGGGATTAAAGAGGCCAATGAATACTTTTTCAGCTTGCTTGATCCATCTTTACATGCTAACTTTCAGTTAATTCTGTCGGAACTGGTTACCAAAACACAAGATATCCCGGCAGACCAGTTTGAATTTTTTTACCCGCAGAAATAA
- a CDS encoding efflux RND transporter periplasmic adaptor subunit gives MTTKISPILAFILLLSACGEKKEDLKAQKAPTITVDVVQIKAGEVVRSIAIPGSVIPNEQVDIYSEVSGRIQRISFREGQTVAKGTVLVQVDSDILKAQKAQLLVEQDLAEKDEARKRSLYQSKGISLQDYEVSQSALADAQAKLDLLNVQISKATIRAPFSGKIGLRHVSEGAFISSSTLITSIVQENPVKIEFSVPEKYARNVRIGQIIKFKTDGDSKSYSGKVYAFEPRIDEGTRMMTVRASLPNPGGLIAGSFVSINYDMGKEENAFMVPTESVVPILKGQKVFVVRNGLVEEIPVEIGIRTPDKVQVIGNLKEGDQVLISGLLAVKAGSAVKTKIAGQ, from the coding sequence ATGACAACAAAGATTTCACCGATTCTGGCATTTATCCTTCTCCTGAGCGCCTGCGGAGAGAAAAAAGAGGATTTAAAAGCGCAAAAAGCGCCCACCATTACCGTGGATGTTGTTCAGATCAAAGCCGGTGAAGTTGTCCGGTCCATAGCCATTCCCGGTTCTGTGATACCGAACGAGCAAGTAGATATTTATTCGGAAGTTTCCGGAAGAATCCAGCGTATTTCATTCAGAGAAGGGCAAACCGTTGCAAAAGGAACCGTTCTTGTGCAGGTCGATTCCGACATCCTGAAGGCGCAAAAAGCACAATTGCTGGTAGAACAGGACCTGGCGGAAAAAGACGAAGCACGAAAACGAAGTTTATACCAGTCAAAAGGAATCAGTTTGCAGGATTACGAAGTTTCCCAATCGGCACTTGCAGATGCCCAAGCGAAATTGGATCTGTTAAACGTTCAGATCTCCAAAGCAACGATCCGCGCTCCTTTTTCAGGGAAAATCGGCTTGAGGCATGTGAGTGAAGGAGCTTTTATTTCTTCCAGCACCCTGATTACTTCTATTGTACAGGAAAATCCTGTCAAGATCGAATTCTCCGTACCTGAAAAGTATGCACGGAATGTCCGGATCGGGCAGATCATCAAATTCAAAACAGACGGTGATTCCAAGTCGTATTCCGGGAAAGTGTATGCTTTCGAACCGCGCATAGACGAAGGAACACGAATGATGACTGTTCGTGCTTCTCTTCCCAACCCCGGTGGGCTTATTGCAGGATCTTTTGTTTCGATCAATTACGACATGGGCAAAGAAGAAAATGCATTCATGGTTCCGACAGAAAGCGTTGTTCCGATCTTGAAAGGCCAAAAGGTATTCGTTGTACGGAACGGATTGGTAGAAGAAATCCCTGTTGAAATAGGCATCAGAACGCCGGATAAAGTACAGGTAATCGGGAATTTGAAAGAAGGCGACCAGGTGCTGATTTCCGGATTGCTGGCTGTGAAAGCAGGATCAGCTGTGAAAACTAAAATCGCCGGCCAATGA
- a CDS encoding histidine kinase — protein MIRSFFCGFLFLGIAITVFAQENRISWEYNYDHFGIKNGLPSSETYQVHQDKSGLLWILTDRGVVRYDGFQFKTYTTENGLCDNVNFRMVEGLDGGIWFIGFNGLLSVYKKGEMKPYRYNPKIQKSLKSYKSGNIMIHVNRDGSIIYNSSGRTTVKISKKGRVTNLMKETVDAGYLMDYGGQLLLQKTITTNDFKKVFLIRGKKKIFLGKIVFNQTLRAKKHKQHYFVIAGSKAYLHDGYQFRLISGNQSVIGLDTDDQYLYIGFYKNGVKKYRFDPKTKELVFVRHYFPNYSVSSVSLDHNGALWFTTLENGIYVIYDEAFQQLYMNKHKLNEEIRFVNGNKNKIILTYHVGKWQQLYPPFLQKEQGRINHQFNMLPANNGFIFHKGVADWSDWKDVDDSHSLIPLYKTDTSFLGVDQFAREIVEVGKSTVTRNDFSEVVRSGITGSFYWFHFYRKDKLFMLFDDGVFVLPVKDGKLQKSYRPVLLKRLDRLIYNRVWGLLAYSTSEGAFEINEETNRAVQFAPDLNLGKQIIRIFFDEKDQLWLANKKGIFLLEKKNGKAKVLFFVNRDRLSSPEIMDMYAYEDVLYLATKFGVQRINVPKVKKKQFTNPISLLEIKVFANNRKLERNIVYPSETDLIKIFLMNKGLDGSNHYRYRFGANETWNVSDKGEIVLNNPSDKVYALEVSYLDSFNHWTKPVKLGVFEVEKIIFLRWYFILLYIGLVVLVFYGILKYTVRAANRKSELLNRMMELEQMALSAQMNPHFIFNSLNSIHSFLLYEENENAEKYLLRFAKLIRQTLSNSRATYITIEEEYETLKNYILLENMRFKNGFTFRIECDFNQLPLNPCIPPMLIQPYVENAIIHGLPKRTQGAELLIRFYKEGDRLKVMIRDNGIGYKESQRNKRDTGHKSYGTQITEERMKSLQERNREGFSVEVSDADESNPEFPGTKVILTIPI, from the coding sequence TTGATCAGGTCTTTTTTTTGTGGGTTTCTCTTTCTTGGAATTGCAATTACTGTATTTGCACAAGAAAATCGTATTTCATGGGAATACAACTATGATCATTTTGGAATCAAGAACGGGCTTCCAAGCTCGGAAACGTACCAGGTTCACCAGGATAAGTCAGGACTGTTGTGGATTTTAACAGACAGGGGAGTTGTGCGCTACGACGGATTTCAGTTTAAAACTTACACCACAGAAAATGGATTGTGCGATAATGTCAATTTCCGGATGGTGGAAGGCCTTGATGGAGGAATTTGGTTTATCGGGTTTAATGGACTGTTAAGTGTGTACAAGAAAGGGGAAATGAAGCCCTACCGGTACAATCCGAAAATTCAAAAATCCTTGAAGTCATACAAGTCGGGTAATATAATGATCCATGTAAACCGGGATGGATCGATCATCTATAATTCTTCCGGACGAACAACTGTTAAGATCAGTAAAAAAGGAAGAGTAACTAATTTAATGAAGGAAACGGTGGATGCCGGCTACCTGATGGATTATGGGGGGCAGCTGCTGCTTCAAAAGACCATTACAACGAATGATTTCAAGAAGGTTTTTTTGATCAGAGGGAAGAAGAAAATATTTCTGGGAAAAATCGTTTTCAACCAAACACTTCGGGCAAAAAAACACAAACAGCATTATTTTGTGATTGCCGGATCGAAAGCCTATTTGCATGACGGGTACCAATTTCGTTTGATTTCAGGAAATCAGTCAGTTATCGGTTTAGATACAGATGATCAATACCTTTACATCGGTTTTTACAAGAACGGAGTAAAAAAATACCGGTTCGATCCAAAGACCAAAGAGCTTGTTTTCGTCCGGCATTATTTCCCGAATTACTCTGTAAGTTCAGTGAGCTTAGATCACAATGGGGCTTTGTGGTTTACAACCCTTGAGAACGGAATTTATGTTATTTACGATGAGGCTTTTCAACAGCTTTATATGAATAAGCACAAATTGAACGAAGAGATCCGTTTCGTGAATGGAAACAAAAACAAAATTATCCTCACTTACCATGTAGGTAAATGGCAGCAATTGTATCCCCCTTTTTTACAAAAAGAACAGGGAAGAATAAATCATCAATTCAATATGCTGCCAGCTAATAACGGTTTCATTTTTCACAAGGGAGTTGCGGATTGGAGCGATTGGAAGGACGTAGATGATAGTCATAGTCTGATCCCGCTCTATAAAACAGATACTTCTTTTTTGGGAGTAGATCAGTTTGCAAGGGAAATTGTCGAGGTGGGAAAAAGCACAGTAACCAGGAATGACTTTAGCGAAGTGGTCCGTTCGGGAATAACCGGATCGTTTTACTGGTTCCATTTCTACAGGAAGGATAAGTTGTTTATGTTGTTCGATGACGGGGTGTTTGTTCTTCCAGTTAAAGACGGAAAACTTCAGAAATCGTATCGTCCAGTGCTCTTGAAACGACTGGACCGTTTGATTTACAACCGTGTTTGGGGGCTTCTTGCCTATTCAACAAGTGAAGGAGCTTTTGAAATCAATGAGGAAACGAACAGGGCGGTGCAGTTTGCCCCGGATTTAAATCTGGGAAAACAGATCATCCGCATTTTCTTTGATGAAAAGGACCAGTTATGGTTGGCAAACAAAAAAGGAATATTTCTGCTGGAAAAGAAAAACGGGAAAGCGAAAGTCCTGTTTTTCGTGAATCGTGACCGATTGTCTTCTCCGGAAATTATGGATATGTATGCCTATGAGGATGTGCTTTACCTGGCAACTAAATTCGGTGTTCAGCGGATAAACGTTCCCAAAGTGAAGAAAAAACAATTTACGAATCCGATTTCTTTACTTGAGATAAAAGTATTTGCAAATAACAGGAAATTGGAACGGAATATCGTTTATCCTTCTGAAACGGACCTGATTAAAATCTTTCTGATGAACAAAGGTTTGGATGGCAGTAACCATTATAGGTACCGTTTCGGTGCAAACGAAACATGGAATGTTTCAGATAAAGGAGAAATTGTTCTGAATAATCCATCTGATAAAGTATATGCTTTGGAAGTTTCTTATCTGGATTCGTTTAATCATTGGACGAAACCTGTAAAACTGGGAGTGTTTGAAGTTGAGAAAATCATTTTCCTGCGCTGGTACTTTATCTTGCTTTATATCGGGTTGGTCGTTCTTGTGTTCTATGGAATTTTGAAATATACGGTAAGAGCAGCAAACCGCAAGAGTGAATTGTTGAACCGGATGATGGAGTTGGAACAAATGGCACTTTCTGCTCAAATGAATCCACATTTTATCTTCAATTCATTGAACTCCATTCACAGTTTCCTGTTGTATGAAGAGAATGAGAATGCTGAAAAATACCTGCTGCGATTCGCCAAACTGATCCGCCAGACGCTTTCCAACTCCAGGGCAACCTACATTACGATTGAAGAGGAATATGAAACGTTGAAGAATTACATTTTACTGGAAAACATGCGTTTTAAAAATGGGTTTACCTTCCGGATCGAGTGTGATTTCAATCAATTGCCTTTAAATCCATGCATTCCGCCGATGCTGATCCAGCCTTACGTTGAAAATGCCATCATTCACGGATTACCGAAACGGACCCAGGGTGCTGAACTGCTGATCCGGTTCTACAAAGAAGGTGACCGCCTGAAAGTAATGATCCGGGATAACGGAATCGGTTATAAAGAATCGCAAAGGAACAAGCGGGATACCGGGCATAAATCTTATGGAACACAGATTACGGAAGAGCGGATGAAATCCCTCCAGGAAAGGAACAGGGAAGGTTTTAGTGTGGAGGTAAGTGACGCGGATGAATCCAATCCGGAATTCCCGGGAACAAAAGTCATTTTGACAATTCCTATTTAA
- a CDS encoding tRNA-(ms[2]io[6]A)-hydroxylase — MLGLKLPTDPRWVNIVEKNIAEILTDHAFCEQKAASNAISIIVQYPQYPDMVKAMIEICQEEMEHFGMVHDKILERGFELGFERKDPYVHDLLDFLKHAHSGNPKKSHMVNQLLFAAMIEARSCERFKILSEEINDEDLRGFYRSLMESEARHYTVFLNFARKYGDGIDVDARWKAFLEFEASLMDKYGKAETMHG; from the coding sequence ATGTTAGGTTTAAAATTACCAACCGACCCGCGCTGGGTGAACATTGTAGAGAAAAACATTGCGGAGATCCTGACAGATCATGCCTTCTGCGAACAAAAAGCAGCCAGCAATGCCATTTCTATTATTGTTCAGTACCCGCAATACCCGGATATGGTAAAAGCCATGATAGAAATTTGCCAGGAAGAAATGGAACATTTCGGGATGGTACACGATAAGATACTGGAGCGCGGATTTGAACTTGGGTTTGAGCGCAAGGATCCTTATGTCCATGATTTGCTGGACTTTTTAAAGCACGCACATTCGGGTAATCCCAAAAAATCGCACATGGTGAACCAGTTGCTTTTTGCAGCAATGATCGAAGCCCGCAGCTGCGAACGCTTCAAAATCCTTTCAGAAGAGATCAACGACGAAGACCTTCGCGGGTTTTACCGAAGCCTGATGGAAAGCGAAGCACGTCATTATACCGTATTCCTGAATTTTGCCCGCAAATACGGCGATGGAATTGACGTGGATGCGCGCTGGAAAGCATTCCTGGAATTTGAAGCATCCCTGATGGACAAATACGGGAAGGCAGAGACGATGCACGGCTAA
- a CDS encoding histidine kinase, translating to MPSSETYQVHQDKSGLLWILTDKGVVKYDGFEFYTYTTENGLSDIVNFRVVEDPNGGVWFIGFNGLLSVFQNGKMQAYKYNHLLEKHVPVGRNIGISLHVKKDQSIVYCVAQKKMIAVSATGKVKDLSDGFNENTYLFEFGNELLSLQKTNATTSDIYLNKNNTSGLLGNVRLAGTTRAKKYQGKYFLTTNYKLYFSYDQRFIQVVDDPGHEIIGLDADKDFLYVGLYKNGLKKFRFDPEKKELVLVSHYLPNYSVTSAYRDFNGTLWITTLENGIFALYDEAFRQLSVNGNKVNEEVRFISGNKEKIIINYYVGKWQQLYPPFLCKDVGKIVYKYNLLPVGDGFAFKSGIVDWSGWKDVDATYDGNPVYTNGQFVMGLSRRRYEIVEMKGPVYMNGYDVNFIDRSKLVGAFYWFYKFRNKKMFILFDEGVFCFDLEKSKMSEHYRPVLRKRINQLEYNKTWGLLAYSSLAGIYHIDMESEVASGFAPDLNIGTQVSGIFFDEKDGLWVVSEKGLFLLEKKNGKINSSCFVNRNLISSAEVMDIYAYNKTVYVSTKFGVQKIDFLKVKKERRGCPIELFSVRAFAKNKELSPGKILPSKTDLIKINLSNRNLNPSVVYKYRFGKDQTWTKTDKGEIVLNNPSNGIYTLEVSYLNHLNYWTKPVKLTVFEVEQHIFLRWYFILLYIGLVIGLFYGVLKYTIKASNRKNELLNRMMELERMALSAQMNPHFIFNSLNSIHSFLLYEENENAEKYLLRFAKLIRQTLSNSRATYITIEEEYETLKNYILLENMRFKNGFTFRIECDFNQLPLTPCIPPMLIQPYVENAIIHGLPKRTQGAELLIRFYKEGDHLKVLIRDNGIGYKESQRNKRDTGHKSYGTQITEERMKSLQARNREGFSVEVSDADESNPAFPGTKVILTIPIPTN from the coding sequence TTGCCAAGTTCAGAAACCTACCAGGTTCACCAGGATAAGTCAGGACTATTGTGGATCCTCACGGACAAAGGAGTTGTTAAATACGACGGATTTGAATTTTATACCTATACCACGGAAAACGGACTGAGTGATATTGTCAATTTCAGAGTGGTGGAAGATCCGAACGGAGGAGTCTGGTTTATTGGATTTAACGGCCTTTTAAGTGTTTTCCAGAATGGGAAAATGCAGGCTTACAAATACAACCATTTACTTGAGAAGCATGTCCCGGTCGGGAGAAACATAGGCATCTCCCTTCATGTCAAAAAAGACCAGTCGATTGTTTACTGTGTTGCCCAAAAGAAAATGATTGCTGTAAGTGCAACTGGTAAAGTGAAGGATTTATCTGACGGGTTCAATGAAAACACGTATCTTTTTGAGTTTGGTAATGAATTATTAAGCCTGCAGAAAACAAACGCTACGACATCGGATATTTATTTGAATAAGAATAATACCAGCGGTTTATTGGGAAATGTCCGTTTAGCAGGAACAACCAGGGCTAAGAAATATCAAGGCAAGTATTTTTTGACAACGAATTACAAGCTTTATTTTAGTTATGATCAAAGGTTCATACAGGTGGTCGATGATCCGGGGCATGAGATAATTGGCTTGGATGCGGATAAAGACTTTTTATATGTAGGATTGTACAAGAATGGGTTGAAAAAGTTTCGGTTCGATCCGGAGAAAAAAGAACTGGTACTCGTCAGCCACTATTTACCAAATTATTCAGTAACCTCGGCGTATAGAGATTTCAATGGAACTTTATGGATTACGACATTGGAAAACGGCATTTTTGCTTTGTATGACGAAGCATTCAGACAATTATCCGTCAACGGGAATAAAGTGAACGAAGAGGTGCGCTTTATCAGTGGAAATAAGGAAAAGATCATTATCAACTATTATGTGGGTAAATGGCAGCAATTGTACCCGCCGTTTCTCTGTAAAGACGTCGGTAAAATAGTTTATAAGTATAATTTGCTGCCTGTAGGAGATGGATTCGCTTTTAAGAGTGGGATTGTGGATTGGAGCGGCTGGAAGGATGTCGATGCAACTTATGATGGAAATCCTGTTTATACCAACGGACAATTCGTGATGGGCTTGTCGAGACGACGGTATGAAATAGTTGAGATGAAGGGGCCCGTATACATGAACGGATATGATGTTAATTTTATTGACCGGTCAAAGCTGGTAGGAGCTTTTTACTGGTTTTATAAATTCAGGAATAAGAAAATGTTCATTTTATTCGACGAAGGTGTTTTTTGCTTTGATCTGGAAAAATCAAAAATGTCAGAACATTACCGGCCTGTTTTAAGAAAGCGGATCAACCAGTTGGAATATAATAAAACCTGGGGCTTACTGGCCTATTCAAGCCTGGCGGGTATTTATCACATTGACATGGAAAGTGAGGTAGCTTCCGGATTTGCTCCGGATCTCAACATCGGAACACAGGTTTCGGGTATTTTCTTCGATGAAAAAGACGGGCTTTGGGTAGTAAGTGAAAAAGGGCTGTTTTTATTGGAAAAGAAAAACGGGAAAATAAACAGTAGTTGTTTTGTAAACAGGAACCTGATTTCCAGTGCAGAAGTAATGGATATCTATGCCTACAATAAGACCGTTTATGTTTCCACCAAGTTTGGTGTTCAGAAAATCGACTTCCTGAAAGTGAAAAAAGAACGCAGAGGATGCCCGATTGAACTTTTTTCAGTCCGTGCTTTTGCCAAAAACAAGGAACTCTCACCTGGTAAGATACTTCCTTCAAAAACAGATCTTATTAAAATCAATCTTTCCAACAGGAACCTGAATCCTTCTGTTGTTTACAAATACCGGTTCGGTAAAGATCAAACCTGGACGAAAACAGATAAGGGTGAAATTGTCCTGAATAATCCTTCGAATGGGATTTATACATTGGAGGTTTCCTATCTGAATCACTTAAATTATTGGACAAAACCGGTCAAACTGACTGTTTTTGAAGTGGAGCAGCACATTTTTCTGCGCTGGTATTTTATCTTGCTTTATATCGGGTTGGTGATCGGATTGTTTTATGGAGTTTTGAAGTATACCATAAAAGCTTCTAACCGGAAAAACGAATTGCTGAACCGGATGATGGAACTGGAACGCATGGCGCTTTCTGCGCAGATGAATCCGCACTTTATCTTCAATTCATTGAACTCCATTCACAGTTTCCTGTTGTATGAAGAAAATGAGAATGCCGAAAAATACCTGTTGCGATTTGCCAAACTGATCCGCCAGACGCTCTCCAACTCCAGGGCAACCTACATTACGATTGAAGAGGAATATGAAACGTTGAAGAATTACATTTTACTGGAAAACATGCGTTTTAAAAATGGGTTTACCTTCCGGATCGAGTGTGATTTCAATCAATTGCCTTTGACTCCTTGTATTCCGCCGATGCTGATCCAGCCTTACGTTGAAAATGCCATCATTCACGGATTACCGAAACGGACCCAGGGTGCTGAACTGCTGATCCGGTTCTACAAAGAAGGTGACCACCTGAAAGTATTGATCCGGGATAACGGAATAGGTTATAAAGAATCGCAAAGGAACAAGCGGGATACCGGGCATAAATCCTATGGGACACAGATCACGGAAGAGCGGATGAAATCCCTCCAGGCAAGGAACAGGGAAGGTTTCAGTGTGGAGGTAAGTGATGCGGACGAGTCCAATCCGGCATTCCCGGGAACAAAAGTCATTTTGACGATTCCTATACCAACTAATTGA
- a CDS encoding histidine kinase — translation MIKYILYSLFLVFTAAKALSQQTKEISWEYNYKHFGIKNGLPSSETYQVYQDKSGLLWVLTDRGIVRYDGYEFHTYTMESGLADNVNFRVVEDSQGGVWFVGYNGLLSVFRDGKMQPYPYNHLIRKKLDTAQNPIISMHVNEDLSIVYSSFKSGIFTISKNGRLKELPFRSLNGASFWQFGNDFLPHSALHRVNGPVNTYLIRNNRKIVIGKLFFTITVRAKEHKKQYFALANHKAYMNGGKQFELIPGTTAAIGLDTDEEFVYIGYYKGGVKKFRFDRRTRKLILAGHYLKGFSVTSACRDLNGTLWFTTLEKGMFAIHDEAIRQLSINGKRFNGEVRFINGNKDKVVLTHYVGKWQQLYPPYLCKDAGKMLEKYNLLPFGNGFAFKKGIVDWSDWPEVDDSYPVNPVYQTGKSLVGNTKEDTTRVMEIRPVNTILRVLAHTGGDDKLSSAFHWYYITANNQLFEVYNQGVFVLEIQHKKFGDKPRPVLKKRIHLMKYNPVWGLIACSNSEGIFTIDTHTGKAREFASDLGLGKQILTFFFDEKDQLWVSTRKGIFLLVRKHGKMSVNSFLDNSLLSSSEITDLYAYNQVVYLGTKVGVQKIEWQKVKKGLSGFPLEVFSARGFTSNKQLVRSKVYPAKTDLIKISLFSKKLDKPVEYRYRFAADETWVKSNKGEIILNHPTNGDFNLEVACLNENGKWSASKILYSFSVEKVLFLRWYFLLLYAVLLIVLFYMILKLSIQSVNKKNYMLNRMMELERMALSAQMNPHFIFNSLNSIHSFLLYEENENAEKYLLRFAKLIRQTLSNSRATYITVEEEYETLKNYILLENMRFKNGFTFRIECDFNQMPLNPCIPPMLIQPYVENAIIHGLPKRTQGAELLIRFYKEGDRLKVMIRDNGIGYKESQRNKRDTGHKSYGTQITEERMKSLQERNREGFSVEVSDADESNPEFPGTKVILTIPI, via the coding sequence TTGATCAAGTATATCCTATATAGCCTTTTTCTGGTTTTCACTGCTGCAAAAGCTCTTTCGCAACAAACAAAAGAGATTTCCTGGGAATACAACTACAAGCATTTTGGGATTAAAAATGGGTTGCCGAGTTCGGAAACTTACCAGGTTTACCAGGACAAATCAGGGTTGTTGTGGGTTTTGACTGACAGGGGAATAGTGCGTTATGACGGATATGAGTTCCATACTTATACGATGGAAAGCGGATTGGCTGACAATGTCAATTTCCGGGTCGTGGAAGATTCGCAGGGAGGTGTCTGGTTTGTCGGGTACAACGGATTGTTGAGTGTTTTCAGGGATGGAAAAATGCAACCCTATCCATACAATCACCTGATTAGGAAGAAGCTCGATACCGCCCAGAATCCAATCATTTCCATGCACGTTAATGAGGATCTTTCCATTGTTTACAGTTCTTTCAAATCGGGAATTTTTACAATCAGTAAAAATGGCCGGTTAAAAGAGTTGCCCTTTCGATCACTAAACGGAGCGTCATTCTGGCAGTTCGGGAATGATTTTCTGCCCCATAGTGCTTTGCACAGAGTCAATGGTCCGGTAAATACCTATTTGATAAGGAATAACCGGAAAATAGTCATCGGTAAGCTTTTTTTTACGATTACAGTCAGGGCTAAGGAACACAAGAAACAGTATTTCGCCCTAGCCAATCACAAAGCTTACATGAATGGTGGGAAACAATTCGAATTGATTCCCGGTACAACTGCTGCAATTGGATTGGATACAGATGAGGAATTCGTATATATCGGATATTACAAGGGAGGAGTGAAAAAATTCCGTTTTGATCGCAGAACCAGAAAGCTGATCCTGGCAGGGCATTACTTAAAAGGTTTTTCAGTGACATCGGCTTGCCGGGATCTGAATGGCACGTTGTGGTTTACCACGCTGGAAAAAGGAATGTTTGCTATTCATGATGAAGCTATCCGGCAGTTATCAATCAATGGCAAACGATTCAACGGTGAAGTCCGGTTCATCAATGGGAATAAAGACAAAGTGGTATTGACTCATTATGTGGGAAAATGGCAGCAGCTTTACCCGCCTTATTTGTGTAAAGATGCAGGAAAAATGCTTGAGAAGTATAATTTACTGCCTTTTGGAAATGGATTTGCCTTTAAAAAAGGGATTGTGGATTGGAGTGACTGGCCTGAAGTGGACGATAGCTATCCGGTAAATCCGGTCTATCAAACTGGAAAGTCACTTGTTGGAAACACGAAGGAAGATACTACCAGGGTTATGGAAATAAGACCTGTGAATACTATTTTGAGGGTTTTGGCGCATACCGGTGGAGACGACAAGCTTAGCAGCGCGTTTCATTGGTATTACATCACTGCGAATAATCAGCTTTTTGAAGTGTATAACCAGGGAGTGTTTGTTTTGGAAATACAGCATAAAAAATTTGGCGACAAACCACGTCCTGTTTTAAAGAAAAGGATCCATTTGATGAAATATAATCCCGTGTGGGGATTGATTGCCTGCTCAAATTCGGAAGGAATATTTACCATAGATACGCATACCGGAAAAGCGAGAGAATTTGCTTCTGATCTGGGATTAGGGAAACAAATTTTAACCTTCTTTTTCGATGAAAAAGACCAATTATGGGTTTCAACACGGAAAGGAATTTTCCTGCTTGTCAGGAAGCATGGAAAGATGTCGGTCAATTCGTTTCTGGATAACAGTCTTTTATCCAGCAGTGAGATCACAGACTTGTATGCGTATAACCAGGTGGTTTACCTGGGAACCAAAGTGGGCGTTCAAAAAATTGAATGGCAGAAAGTAAAAAAAGGATTGAGCGGTTTTCCGTTGGAAGTATTTTCCGCGAGGGGATTTACCAGTAATAAACAGCTTGTCAGAAGCAAGGTTTATCCGGCTAAAACGGATCTGATCAAAATTTCGCTATTCAGTAAAAAACTCGATAAACCTGTCGAATACCGTTACCGTTTTGCTGCAGATGAAACATGGGTCAAATCCAATAAAGGAGAGATTATTTTGAACCATCCAACCAACGGGGATTTTAACCTGGAAGTGGCATGTTTGAACGAAAACGGAAAATGGTCTGCATCCAAAATTTTGTATAGTTTTTCCGTTGAAAAGGTCCTTTTCCTGCGTTGGTATTTTCTATTGCTTTATGCTGTCTTGTTAATTGTTCTGTTTTACATGATCCTGAAATTATCGATTCAATCGGTCAATAAGAAAAACTACATGCTCAACCGGATGATGGAACTGGAACGCATGGCACTTTCTGCTCAAATGAATCCGCACTTTATCTTCAATTCACTGAACTCCATTCACAGTTTCCTGTTGTATGAAGAAAATGAGAATGCCGAAAAATACCTGCTGCGATTCGCCAAATTGATCCGCCAGACGCTTTCCAACTCCAGGGCAACCTACATTACGGTTGAAGAGGAATATGAAACGTTGAAGAATTACATTTTACTGGAAAATATGCGTTTTAAAAATGGGTTTACCTTCCGGATCGAATGTGATTTCAATCAAATGCCTTTAAATCCATGCATTCCGCCGATGCTGATCCAGCCTTACGTTGAAAATGCCATTATTCACGGATTACCGAAACGGACCCAGGGTGCTGAACTACTGATCCGGTTCTACAAAGAAGGTGACCGTCTGAAAGTAATGATCCGGGATAACGGAATCGGTTATAAAGAATCGCAAAGGAACAAGCGGGATACCGGGCATAAATCTTATGGGACACAGATCACGGAAGAGCGGATGAAATCCCTCCAGGAAAGGAACAGGGAAGGTTTCAGTGTGGAGGTAAGTGATGCGGACGAGTCCAATCCGGAATTCCCGGGAACAAAAGTCATTTTGACTATTCCCATTTAA